CATTCATCCTTTCACAGGTTTAGTATAACTTCACATCCAGCGGATCTTCACGATTTTTAGACAATCTGTCTTTTCCAATATACCCATACAAGGTATTTTTGGTCAACCGTTAGGCGTGAAGATTTGAATAAACCATAAACGCCATCTGAATCTATCAACGTCATTCCAAATTGGAATGACGTTTGTGGTTAATTTGCTTCATTAGAACCGGAAATTGTAAGCAGGCTCATCTGGCTCTGATTCCAGAACCGTACAGGAGCGATACTCGTTCCCAGCCCGCTATCAATATATAACGTTGAACCGGAATCTACTTGATAGACTCCTTTCGTTAGATCCGGAAATAAGCCCTGATCTGGGGCCACTACCGCTCCAATGAATGGGAATCGAACCTGCCCGCCGTGCGTATGGCCGCTCAAAATCAAGTCGGCCGGAATGTCGTCGTACTTCGTAACAACGTTTGGAGAATGAGATAGAAGAATCGTATAAGCACTGTTGTCGATCCCTTCAAATGCTTGTTCCATATTTTCATGATCTGTGGAACTGTCTGCAACCCCGGCTATATTGATCGTCGTCTTCTCCCGCTGGAGGGTAACATGGGTATTGTCCAGCATCGTAACGTTTCTTTCCCGAAGCCCCTGGAACAATTCTTCTGTCCGCTCATTTTCCCATTCATGATTGCCCGATACATAATAGACGTCTTCCTGGATGGCTTTCAATTTTTCTGCCAGGTTAAAAACATGTTGTAACTGCTCGGTACTATGGTCGACCAAATCTCCGGTAATGACGATTAGATCAGGGTTCAATTCTTCAGCTGTACGAACCAGTTTTTCATTTTCGGCTCCGAAAACCTTATTATGTAAGTCGGTAATTTGTAATATTTCAAGCTCCTCGCCCGCGGGAAGCTCGCTGCTTTCAAAATTTACGTGATTAACTTTAAATACATTGGTGTCATAGATCGCTTTTCCAATCGAGGCAGCGCCTAGTAGGATCATCAATGCTAAGAAACCTAGTCGTATTTTCATGGGGCACCTCCTTGCTCTTTTAAGATTCTCTCATACATCAGACGATCATTCCTCCTAAATGTTTCAAAAAATAAGAAATTCACACTAATTCTTTTGATTTACAAATTGGCAGGATCATCAAATATTCAAGGTTTTTTCAAATAGGTTCACGCTTCTGTATAAACTGAGCCGCTGCTTTTGTTCGGAAAAATGATATTCTGCCCTTTCACTGCAGGAAACATCGAAAGTGAGGCAGGAAAAGCAGATTTATTCAGAACTCGGCTGCGCCAGTAAAGGTTCGGCTGCCTTTCCTACTAACGGCTTATTTTACTTTTTAAAAAGCTTACTGCTCTACTTTTAGGGTATGGAATATTATTGGAAGATACAAAGGAGGAACAATTTATGGATAAGAAAATTATAGGCGGCGTATTTAGTAAAGTAGGAAATGCCGAACAAGCCATTATGGATCTTCAACATCACGGTTATGGATCCAATGACATATCTGTTTTTGCAAAAGATAAAAGTAAAGTGGCCGTGTTGGAAGATGAGATGGATACATCTGTCAGCTCCAACAAAGGCGGACGAGGCAAAAACTCCGGAAAAGGAGCAGGTTTAGGTGCCTTATCCGGCGGCGTGCTCGGTGGAATTGGCGGTTTAATTACAGGACTGGGTCTGCTTGCGATTCCTGGACTTGGACAAATTGCCGCGGCAGGCCCAATCGCTGCTGCCCTTACTGGCGCAGGAGTAGGCGCTGGTGGCGGAGGAATTGTCGGTGCGCTTGTAGGTGCCGGAATGTCCGAGAATGATGCCCGGATGTATGAGAGTCATCTGAAAGAAGGAAAAGTCATTGTCATTGTGGAAGCCACTGAAAAACTTCAGGACAAAGTTTACCGCGCATTTATTACAAATAAAACAGAGAATAAATCTATGTATCCTGAAGCTTATCATGATCATGAAACTCACCGTGACTCTTCAGCCCATGATCGAAATCATAAGGCTCATACGAATACAGAAGCCCATAACCACGATCATGACTCTAACCATGATTCTACAGACAATCATAGAAATAAAAGCACTCGTACAAATAAGGAAGATCCTGGCCATGAACGCAAGAAGGAAGTTAACAGCCATGAGGACCATTCGGCTTCCACCAAGAGCCACGGAAACCCGGATGATCCTTTTTCCAATGTCAGAACTCATGAGCCTGAAAAACGCACGAGAACTTCCGAGAGACACCACTCTTCTCACTCAAGTCATAAACGCTCCTAATTAGACCACATTTAAAAGCCGGGATCTTCTGATGCGCAGAAGTTCCCGGTTTTTTTATTATAGCTTAGTTAAAGGATGTAGTTGATTCTCATAGAGAGTTATTAAACAATCGGGCCGGATTGTGGAAGACTCAGCTTCGAGATACTTTTATGACAAGAAAGGTCCTGCGGGGGATGATTCGCTTTCCGCGGGCATGTGCTGAGCCTCCTCAGTCTTCGACTTCCGGGGTCTCACCGATCATGTTTATCCCGCAGGAGTCTTCATCATCCCCCTCCGGACCTGGCCAAATCAGAAGCTCGAAGCCACTTCAACCATCACCTGCATAATGAAGTATTAGACCATGTAGTTAGGATATAACGACCCACACAGCCCGTCATGATAACATTCCCTACAGATTACAGAGGAGCACCATTCTCTTCTGGAAGGGTCCGTTCGCAACATTATAGTTGGGGTGGTGGGGAAATGATGAGACTCCCATGGGAGAAGGGACTAGGTGAGATCCCACAGGGAGTGAAACGAGCGAGGAAGCTCACCGTTCCCCCGTAGGAAAGTGTTCAAATGTGGAATCACCCCGAAAGACACGACCAGCATAAGCCGACCATCAAAAGGATTGTGGTTTTTCAATCCGTTGATGAGCGGCTTATGTCTCGAGTGTCTGGGTGATGGAACAAGACGAGTTGTTTCCGTAGCCGCCCTTCTTCTTTTTGGGCGACGGACCCAAGTTATCTTGAAACTGAGTCTTCAAGTATCGGGAGTTTTTCTGTAAGAACTTAAGTCTAAAACTAAAAAAAGTGCTGGATCGTTTAATGATCCAGCACTTTAAAGTAAGCTTATACTTTTATTTCCGCTCTTTCCAGACCTTATAGAGGAACGTCGGCAGTTTAATCTGACGCTTGAGCCTCCAGGGTTCTGTAATTAAACGGTACAGCCATTCAATACCGAACTTCTGGAAGAACCTTGGCGCACGCTTCACCCGGCCGGAAATAACGTCAAACGAACCACCGACTCCCTGGAATATCCGTACATCCAGGTCCTTCATGTGATCCACAATCCAATATTCCTGCTTCGGACTTCCTAACGCTACAAAAAGAACATCCGGTTTCGCCTCGTTAATCGTCTGGATCACATGCTCCTGATCCTTCTCGTAACCATCGAGAACGCCCGCCACTTTAAGGTTAGGGTACTTTTTCAAAAGACCGTCCTTCGCTTTTTCAGCTACACCTGGTTTCGCTCCATAAAGGAACACCGATTTATCATGGGTCGATGCCTGCTCGCACAAGGCAAGAAGCATATCAATGCCGGTCACGCGGCTTGAGATATCCCCCCGGTTGATCTTTGAAGCGAGCAGAACCCCAACCCCATCAGGAATCTGGTACGTAGCCTTATTTAATAAGTTCTTTAAATTGGGATCCTTTTGAGCCTGTAGAATCTTCTCCGGGTTAATGGCTACAATAAAGGACTGCCTTCTCTGTTCAATATCCGCTATGGTGTTTTGCTTGAGTTCCTCGTAAGAATAACTGCTTACGTCGACTCCTAAGAACTGTTCCTTCATGATTTCACCTGGACCCCTATCCGTTTTTTGAATCTCCCAGTCGTTTTGTGAGAAATCCTGCGTCTTTCCATTCGTCTAACGATAGTGCATTTTTCGTATCAAATACAAGTCTACTTCTCATTTTACCTTGTATGTGTGCAGGGTCAAGCTGTTTAAACTCATCGTGATCTGTGAGAATTACGACAATATCGGCTCCCTCTAGAGCTTCATCCATGCTCTGAGTCTGGTTGGAAGCGACATTTTCTTTAATATGCGGATCGTAGGAGGAGAAGCTGATGCCTCTCTCTACAAGTTCCAGAATTACTTTCAAGGACGGGCTTTCACGCTGGTCATCGATATTCGCTTTGAAAGAAAGACCAAACAGGGCCACTTTTGGATCCTGGATGTGCTGTTCTTTCAGGAACGATTCGACCTCTCCTGCCGTGTACACCGGCATATGATCATTCGTATTACGGGACAGCTGTATGATCTTCGAAAGATCCGGCTGGATTTCGGCCAGGAACCATGGATCCACGGCGATACAGTGTCCACCGACGCCTGGTCCAGGTGTATGAATATTTACACGCGGGTGATAATTGGCCAGCTTAATGGCTTCCCACGAATTCACGCCGATTTGATCACTGATTAACGCCAGCTCATTCGCAAAAGCGATGTTCACATCACGGTACGTATTTTCAATTACTTTGGCCATTTCCGCTGTTGTAGCATCGGTTAAATGGATATTTCCTTTTACAAAGGACAGGTACAAGTCCCTGGTCATCTCGGAAGACTTCTCATTGATCCCTCCGACAATGCGGTCATTATCCACCAGCTCCTGAAATACTTTACCTGGGATCACACGCTCAGGTGAATGGGAGACGAATAACTCTTCTCCTATCGTAAGTCCCGTTTCTTCCAATACTGGAAGCATAACGTCTTCTACCGTTCTTGGCGGAACCGTTGATTCTAAAATGACAAGATTCCCTTCCTTTACAAACGGCACAATCGACTCAGTTGCTTTTTTCACGTAATCAAGATTCGCTGTTTTGTCCTCCCGAATAGGAGAAGGAACCGCGATGACGAATACATCCGCTTCCGTTGGTTCGAGAGAGGCCGTGAATTTTCCGCTGTCTACCGCTTCTTCCAGACGCTCCTGAAGACCATTTTCTTCTATATGAAGCTGTTTAGCATTTACCATCTCTACAGCTTTCCTATTTACATCAACACCATGAACCTGGTGACCGTTAATCGCAAACATAACGGATGTAGGCAGGCCGATATAACCAAGCCCGACGACACAGAGTGACTTCTTCATAACCATACTCCCTTTCTCTATCTGAACCATTCCTATTAATATCGACTTCTATGCGGGCGATATTATGGGGTGTTTTTTCCATTTATCTATTTATTCCTTTTAAAAAATAAGGTTGATTTAAAATTCAGACTGCCTGCTATATTAAATTATGTATGCCGATTGGATCGTCATGAAAAATCCCCGCAAGCGGGCACACTCTACATAGTTCGGTTGCAATCTTCCGTTTATGACGTTCGGGGAATGCTTTTCCTTAGCAGGGCAATTTTAAACATGATAGATCCTGCTGCAAGCGTTAGATAAAAAGCCAGTTTCTCAACTTCTTATTGTACCTTATTTCTGCTTGGTAAGCTATTATGATCATGTCTTCACATAAATTTATTATACGGCTTTGCGACCTTTACATTCAACTTCTATTACATTCTTATCAATCTTGTAAACATCCCTGATCACACATAGACAGTCGAATAGTAATGGTTTATACTTCAATATGTCATATCATAGAATATTCCAAACATTGAGGTGTTCACTATTGCCTAAAATTTTACATAAAGATTTTTACACGAAATTATTACTTTTATTCATTATTTTTCAACCTGTATTAGACATCCTTACGTTCTTATCCATTCGCTGGACGGACTCCAGTTTAACCATCGGCATTGTTGTGCGTGTGCTGTTCATGGCCCTTTCCTTATGGTTTATTTTGTTCGGCAATTCGAGCCGTTATAAGAAACCGATTATTCTTTATTTAGCTGCCCTCGCCGCTGCTTTTGGATTTGGACTTGTGTACAATTACTTCGCCAAACCTATTTTTGATCCATTTACAGAACTGCAATTCGTAGCTAAGACCGCTTATTTCTCAATTATGCTTGGCTCTTATTTGCTGTTGTTCACCACTATTGAGAAGGTTTCCACCGTTCGCCTTAGAATTCTCCAAGCGATTTCAGCGGCCATGCTGATCGTTTCCATTTCCTTGCTAGTAGCGATCTTAACAGGCACTTCAACGGAAACCTACGAGTGGAATAAGTTTGGCTATAAAGGGTGGTTCTTTGCGGGAAATGAACTGGGATCCATCGTATCGATCAGTTTCCCTCTTGTTTACCTTTATGCTTTGTATAAAATTGAAAGCTTGAAGAATTCTTACCTTTTTATACCCGTCGTATTACTGGCCATCGTATCAATTCTGATTGGAACCAAGGTTCCTTATTTTGCTGTACTGATGGCAGCGGTGATTGTGTTCTTCAGCTACCTTATTTATTGGCTCATTCAATGGAAAAAGAAACAAAAAGGATCCTTGCTCACGCTGCGCCTCGTGCTTTCTTTCTGTTTCCTGCTTCTGTTTGCGGCTGTATCCCCGTTTTCTCCTGCATTCTCTAACGTAGCTGGGGATATCGGGGCCATTGAGGAAAAAACAGCGGAACAAGAGGAAAAGGATAAACCATCGGATACCGGGGATCAGGATCCGGGAGATAAAGAAAGTGAAGGCTCTTCAGATAGCGATCAAGCTAAACAGGAAGAAGAGCAGGCAAAGCTGATGGATTCTCCGATTCTAGTAATCCTTTTAAGTGCCCGTAATCTGTATTTCGCCGAACTCTATCAAGATTATACGAACGCGGACATCGTTCAGAAAACATTTGGTATGGGGTATGCCGGAAACTATACAGACATGGAGGACAGGAAATTAATCGAGATGGATTTCTTTGATCTATTCTTTTCTTACGGAATCTTAGGCTTTACTTTAATCCTTCTGCCGTTCTTATTTATTATCGGTCTGTTTGTTAAGCTGCTGTTCCAGGTTCCAGGTCGACTGCTCCATCCGGAGAATCTGCTGATTCTTTTATCAATCGGCTTTGGTACCGGCATCGCCTTTATCGCCGGTCATGTGCTCTATGCTCCCGCTGTCAGCATTTATCTTGCTGTGGCTATGTCGCTTCTCATCATTAATATGTTAAAAATGCAAAACGATCACCGGGAAGCGAAACAACTCGCCTCCTCATCCAAATAGCTCTATCCACGCCGGACATCCACCTGCTTTACTAAGCCATGGATGTCCGGTTTTTAAATCCTAAACTCTTTTAAAATTACGTGTTGATCTTACAGATAAGCTCCCGATACAGGAAGACTCAGTTTCGAGATAGTTTGGCCCGTTACTAAAATGGGGATGAGGGTTGGTTGGGAAATAATTCGCTTTTCTGTGGCCCTACACGACGTTGGGTCGATCGACGTTGCCACAGGACGTGGCGACTTTAGTCGATCCTCCTTTTACCAGGAGCCTCCTCGGTCGTTTCACTCCCTGTGGGGTCTCGCCTCGCTCCTTCTCCCGCGGGAGTCTCATCATTTCCCCACCAACCCAACTATAATGTTGCGAACGGACCCTTCTAGAAGAGAAAGATTCTCCTGCTTAATCTGAATTAAATGCTTTTATGATAGGCGATTGCGGGTCATTAAATCCTGGAAGTAGGTAGAAAACCACCTGGTCTAATTACTCAAATTCATCATCACGCAGGTGATGTTTGAAGTAGTTTCGATCTTCTGATTTGGCAAGGTCCGGAGGGGGATGGTGAAGACTCCTGCGGGATAAACATGATCGGTGAGACCCCGGAGAGCGTTAGCTCGAGGAGGCTCAACACATGCCCGCGGAAAGCGAATCATCCCCCGCAGGAGCTTTCCTCTCATAAAATACCTCGAAACTGAGTCTTCAGCTATCCGGCCCTATTGTGGAAGATTCTTAAGAATAAACTAGTAAGCGTAACCTGACTAAAACATAGAATAGCGGGTTTCTGTCTCTGTGACCCGCCTAGGAAGAATGCGAAAGAGTTATGGTAAAATAAAAAGATATGATTTATAGTTGAAATCGTCGAACATCGTAGATTCAAAGTCTAGTCGAAAGAGGTATATCAATTGAAATCAAAACTAGGACTGGCAAGTATACTCTTCATCGGAGCTACCCTGCTCCTCAAAGTGTCCGGACTCATCCGGGATATGGTTATCGCTTATTACTTCGGGGACAGCTATGTGGCCGATGCGTATCTCGCCGCATTCATTATCCCGAATATGCTGATTTTATTTATGACAAACGGCATGAAAAATGCCCTTGTCCCCACTTATATTCAGTCACTTGAGAAAAATCGCGGCAAAACATACTTAGGACAAGTTTTTAAAGGAACGCTTGTGCTCGCATTCATTCTATCCATTATCGGCATGGCCATCGCTCCGTTCCTGATTCCGCTTCTCTATCCGGAATTCAGCCCCGAGGCAACGCAAATTGCCACGTGGGTAACGATTATCTTCTTCTCCTGTATAGCCTTTGTCGGAATGAACGCGGTATTGGAAGCCTTTTTTGATGCGGAAAACAAGTTTTCTTTATCGATCGTCTCCCAGATCATCGTTATTCTGAGCTCCATCCTGGCGGCCTTCTTATTTGCTAACCAGATCGGAGCCTACTCTCTTGCGCTTGGTTATCTGGCCGGAACGATTCTGTCGCTTATCTTTAAGCTTTTCCTTGTGGTCCCGCGAAAAGTTATGGATGTAAAGCAGAAAATTGAATGGCCGGAAGTGAAGCAGTTCTACTGGATCTTCCTGCCGGTCGGTCTGACCGTGGCTGTCGGCCAAGTCAACTTAATGGTCGGAGCGATCTTTGCCTCCGGACAGGGCGAAGGTGCTGTTACGTACATTAACTACGCCAAAAATCTCGTGCACATGCCCCAGGCCATTTTCGGAGTTACGATTGCGACTATTATCTTTCCGATGCTGTCAAAAGCCATTACGAAAGATGATACGCCTCAGTTTAAGAAGGGTATCGAAAAAGGGCTCACCACGATGTATCTCGTCCTGCTGCCTTCTGTGATTGGGATGATGCTTTTAATGCCGAATCTTATCGAGCTCCTCTACGAACGCGGGGCCTTTAACAATGAGGCGACGCAGGCCACGACGAATGTCGCGTACCTGTACTTCGGTTCTGTCATCTTTTTCAGCTTGAATAACGTAATTAATAAAGGGTTCTACACGATGAATAAAGGTCATCTTATCTTATTCATCAGTATCGGATCGATCCTGATTAACGTGTTATTCAACTTTTTGTTCGCTTCGTGGCTTGGCTATTTAGGCATCCCGCTCGCTGCATCATTAATGGCCCTGTTTTATACCGGTGCCTGTCTGATCATTTTTGTGCGATTGGTCGGTGGGATTGATTTTAAATACCTCGCCGTTGACTATGGAAAAATCACCTTCGCCGTGATCATTATGAGCGGAGCGGTTATTGGAATTCAGCAGCTGATCGGAGGGCTGCCGAACCTCGTTCAGATCATCATCGTGGCGATTGTCGGCGCTGTCGTTTTCGCGGCTTCAAGCTTTGTTATGAAAATAAATGCTTTCTTATTCTTACTCAACAACATCCGGAAGCGAGGAAAGAATTCAGAAGCCTGACCGGTTATGGAGAAAGGAGTTTCTTATGAAGAAACGCGTACTCGTCATCAGTAATATGTATCCAAGTAAGCTCAATCCTACCTACGGAATATTTGTGAAAAATCAGGTCGAGGCTCTACGTGAGCAGGGGCTGAACATGGATATTGCCGTAAATAAGGATAACCGCGGCGGCAAGAGGAACCTGATTATGAAATATGGAACGTGGCTGCTTCGCATCTTAAGCAAGCTGATAACAAACGGCCGTAAGTACGACGTTGTGCATGCTCACTATATTTTTCCGAGCGGCTTGCCGGCCTTACTTTTTAAAAAACTGTTCAAAAGCAAGCTGATCGT
The Halobacillus halophilus DSM 2266 DNA segment above includes these coding regions:
- a CDS encoding metallophosphoesterase; translation: MKIRLGFLALMILLGAASIGKAIYDTNVFKVNHVNFESSELPAGEELEILQITDLHNKVFGAENEKLVRTAEELNPDLIVITGDLVDHSTEQLQHVFNLAEKLKAIQEDVYYVSGNHEWENERTEELFQGLRERNVTMLDNTHVTLQREKTTINIAGVADSSTDHENMEQAFEGIDNSAYTILLSHSPNVVTKYDDIPADLILSGHTHGGQVRFPFIGAVVAPDQGLFPDLTKGVYQVDSGSTLYIDSGLGTSIAPVRFWNQSQMSLLTISGSNEAN
- a CDS encoding general stress protein encodes the protein MDKKIIGGVFSKVGNAEQAIMDLQHHGYGSNDISVFAKDKSKVAVLEDEMDTSVSSNKGGRGKNSGKGAGLGALSGGVLGGIGGLITGLGLLAIPGLGQIAAAGPIAAALTGAGVGAGGGGIVGALVGAGMSENDARMYESHLKEGKVIVIVEATEKLQDKVYRAFITNKTENKSMYPEAYHDHETHRDSSAHDRNHKAHTNTEAHNHDHDSNHDSTDNHRNKSTRTNKEDPGHERKKEVNSHEDHSASTKSHGNPDDPFSNVRTHEPEKRTRTSERHHSSHSSHKRS
- a CDS encoding WecB/TagA/CpsF family glycosyltransferase, whose product is MKEQFLGVDVSSYSYEELKQNTIADIEQRRQSFIVAINPEKILQAQKDPNLKNLLNKATYQIPDGVGVLLASKINRGDISSRVTGIDMLLALCEQASTHDKSVFLYGAKPGVAEKAKDGLLKKYPNLKVAGVLDGYEKDQEHVIQTINEAKPDVLFVALGSPKQEYWIVDHMKDLDVRIFQGVGGSFDVISGRVKRAPRFFQKFGIEWLYRLITEPWRLKRQIKLPTFLYKVWKERK
- a CDS encoding nucleotide sugar dehydrogenase — encoded protein: MKKSLCVVGLGYIGLPTSVMFAINGHQVHGVDVNRKAVEMVNAKQLHIEENGLQERLEEAVDSGKFTASLEPTEADVFVIAVPSPIREDKTANLDYVKKATESIVPFVKEGNLVILESTVPPRTVEDVMLPVLEETGLTIGEELFVSHSPERVIPGKVFQELVDNDRIVGGINEKSSEMTRDLYLSFVKGNIHLTDATTAEMAKVIENTYRDVNIAFANELALISDQIGVNSWEAIKLANYHPRVNIHTPGPGVGGHCIAVDPWFLAEIQPDLSKIIQLSRNTNDHMPVYTAGEVESFLKEQHIQDPKVALFGLSFKANIDDQRESPSLKVILELVERGISFSSYDPHIKENVASNQTQSMDEALEGADIVVILTDHDEFKQLDPAHIQGKMRSRLVFDTKNALSLDEWKDAGFLTKRLGDSKNG
- a CDS encoding O-antigen ligase family protein, which codes for MPKILHKDFYTKLLLLFIIFQPVLDILTFLSIRWTDSSLTIGIVVRVLFMALSLWFILFGNSSRYKKPIILYLAALAAAFGFGLVYNYFAKPIFDPFTELQFVAKTAYFSIMLGSYLLLFTTIEKVSTVRLRILQAISAAMLIVSISLLVAILTGTSTETYEWNKFGYKGWFFAGNELGSIVSISFPLVYLYALYKIESLKNSYLFIPVVLLAIVSILIGTKVPYFAVLMAAVIVFFSYLIYWLIQWKKKQKGSLLTLRLVLSFCFLLLFAAVSPFSPAFSNVAGDIGAIEEKTAEQEEKDKPSDTGDQDPGDKESEGSSDSDQAKQEEEQAKLMDSPILVILLSARNLYFAELYQDYTNADIVQKTFGMGYAGNYTDMEDRKLIEMDFFDLFFSYGILGFTLILLPFLFIIGLFVKLLFQVPGRLLHPENLLILLSIGFGTGIAFIAGHVLYAPAVSIYLAVAMSLLIINMLKMQNDHREAKQLASSSK
- the murJ gene encoding murein biosynthesis integral membrane protein MurJ, with amino-acid sequence MKSKLGLASILFIGATLLLKVSGLIRDMVIAYYFGDSYVADAYLAAFIIPNMLILFMTNGMKNALVPTYIQSLEKNRGKTYLGQVFKGTLVLAFILSIIGMAIAPFLIPLLYPEFSPEATQIATWVTIIFFSCIAFVGMNAVLEAFFDAENKFSLSIVSQIIVILSSILAAFLFANQIGAYSLALGYLAGTILSLIFKLFLVVPRKVMDVKQKIEWPEVKQFYWIFLPVGLTVAVGQVNLMVGAIFASGQGEGAVTYINYAKNLVHMPQAIFGVTIATIIFPMLSKAITKDDTPQFKKGIEKGLTTMYLVLLPSVIGMMLLMPNLIELLYERGAFNNEATQATTNVAYLYFGSVIFFSLNNVINKGFYTMNKGHLILFISIGSILINVLFNFLFASWLGYLGIPLAASLMALFYTGACLIIFVRLVGGIDFKYLAVDYGKITFAVIIMSGAVIGIQQLIGGLPNLVQIIIVAIVGAVVFAASSFVMKINAFLFLLNNIRKRGKNSEA